In the genome of Paramisgurnus dabryanus chromosome 18, PD_genome_1.1, whole genome shotgun sequence, one region contains:
- the grin1a gene encoding glutamate receptor ionotropic, NMDA 1a isoform X5 gives MRLLLLAAFVVSSCVRGGCEPKIVNIGAVLSQKRYEQVFKDAVTQANQVYGREKFKLTAISVTHKANAIQMALSVCEDLISSQVYAILVSHPPQSNDHLTPTPVSYTAGFYRIPVVGLTTRMSIYSDKSIHLSFLRTVPPYSHQAHVWFDMMREFRWNHIILIVSDDHEGRAAQKRLETLLEERETKNKKRNYENQDQLYDSKRGPKAEKVLQFNQETNLTALLLEAKELEARVIILSASEEDAAAVYKTARFLNMTGSGYVWLVGEREMSGKALSEAPDGLIGLQLINGKNESAHISDAVAVVAQSIQELFEKENITEPPRGCVGNTNIWKTGPLFKRVLMSSKYPDGLTGRVEFNDDGDRKYAHYSILNYQKSRLIQVGIYNGTQVVMNKQRKIIWPGGETERPRGFQMSTRLKIVTIHQEPFVYVKPTTLEGTCREEYTPNGVLIKKVICTGPNETIPGRPTVPQCCYGFCVDLLIKLAMTMNFTYEVHLVADGKFGTQERVNNSNKKEWNGMMGELLGGLADMIVAPLTINNERAQYIEFSKPFKYQGLTILVKKEIPRSTLDSFMQPFQSTLWLLVGLSVHVVAVMLYLLDRFSPFGRFKVNSEEEEEDALTLSSAMWFSWGVLLNSGIGEGAPRSFSARILGMVWAGFAMIIVASYTANLAAFLVLDRPEERITGINDPRLRNPSDKFIYATVKQSSVDIYFRRQVELSTMYRHMEKHNYESAAEAIQAVRDNSHENGFMEDLDKTWVRYQECDSRSNAPATLTFENMAGVFMLVAGGIAAGIFLIFIEIAYKRHKDARRKQMQLAFAAVNVWRKNLQDNKQSSGSQAVGAAGTPSLPSSSVETQDDRKSGRTDSDPKTKPSFRSISTTLASSIKRRRSSKDTQYPPTDITGQLNLSDPSVSTVV, from the exons ATGCGTCTTCTTCTGTTGGCCGCGTTTGTTGTCTCCTCGTGCGTGCGAGGCGGCTGTGAGCCCAAGATTGTGAACATCGGAGCCGTCCTGAGCCAAAAGAGATACGAGCAGGTGTTTAAAGATGCCGTTACCCAGGCGAACCAGGTGTACGGGAGGGAAAAATTCAAGTTGACCGCCATCTCTGTCACTCACAAAGCCAACGCGATTCAGATGGCGCTGTCGGTCTGTGAAGATCTTATTTCCAGTCAG GTGTATGCCATCCTGGTAAGCCATCCACCACAGTCTAATGACCATCTCACTCCCACACCGGTCTCATACACCGCAGGATTTTATCGGATTCCTGTAGTAGGGCTCACCACCAGGATGTCCATTTATTCAGACAAG AGCATCCATCTCTCTTTCCTGCGTACAGTACCGCCGTACTCTCACCAGGCCCATGTGTGGTTTGACATGATGCGCGAGTTTCGCTGGAATCACATCATTTTAATCGTCAGTGACGACCATGAAGGCAGAGCCGCGCAGAAGAGATTAGAAACTCTGCTGGAGGAGAGAGAAACCAAG aataaaaaaaggaaCTATGAAAACCAAGATCAACTGTATGACAGCAAAAGAGGACCTAAG GCCGAGAAAGTGCTTCAGTTCAACCAGGAGACTAACTTGACTGCTCTGCTCTTGGAGGCCAAAGAGCTGGAAGCCCGAGTGATCATTTTGTCTGCCAG TGAGGAAGACGCAGCCGCCGTGTACAAAACAGCGCGCTTCCTCAACATGACAGGCTCAGGCTACGTGTGGCTGGTCGGGGAGCGAGAGATGTCCGGTAAAGCTTTGAGCGAGGCTCCTGACG GGCTCATCGGCCTCCAGCTCATCAACGGCAAGAATGAGTCTGCGCACATCAGCGACGCCGTTGCCGTCGTGGCCCAATCCATCCAAGAGCTCTTTGAGAAAGAGAACATCACCGAACCCCCGAGGGGCTGCGTGGGCAACACCAACATCTGGAAGACCGGGCCGCTTTTTAAAAG GGTATTGATGTCGTCAAAGTACCCGGACGGTCTGACGGGTCGTGTTGAGTTTAACGACGATGGCGACAGAAAATACGCTCATTACAGCATCCTAAACTACCAGAAGAGTAGACTGATTCAAGTCGGCATTTACAATGGGACACAG GTTGTAATGAATAAACAAAGGAAGATAATTTGGCCGGGAGGTGAAACTGAGAGACCGAGAGGATTCCAGATGTCTACTCGCTTAAAG atagtgaccattcaTCAGGAACCCTTCGTGTATGTAAAGCCAACTACTTTGGAAGGAACCTGCAGGGAAGAATACACGCCAAATGGTGTCTTAATTAAAAAGGTGATCTGCACTGGACCAAATGAGACCATCCCAG GGCGCCCAACAGTACCCCAGTGTTGCTATGGATTTTGCGTTGACCTCTTGATCAAGTTGGCGATGACCATGAACTTCACCTATGAAGTGCATCTGGTGGCAGATGGAAAATTTGGAACGCAGGAAAGA GTGAATAACAGTAATAAGAAGGAATGGAACGGCATGATGGGAGAGCTCCTGGGTGGCCTTGCAGACATGATTGTTGCTCCATTGACAATTAACAACGAACGAGCCCAATACATCGAATTCTCCAAACCTTTCAAATATCAGGGACTCACTATCCTTGTTAAAAAG GAAATTCCTCGTAGTACACTGGACTCGTTCATGCAGCCATTTCAGAGTACACTGTGGCTATTGGTGGGTCTTTCGGTGCATGTGGTGGCGGTGATGCTCTACCTACTAGACCGGTTCAG CCCGTTTGGAAGGTTTAAAGTAAACagcgaagaagaagaagaagatgcCCTCACCTTATCTTCAGCTATGTGGTTCTCCTGGGGAGTCTTGTTGAACTCTGGAATTGGAGAAG GTGCCCCGCGTAGTTTCTCCGCGAGAATCCTGGGAATGGTGTGGGCTGGATTCGCTATGATCATAGTAGCATCCTACACTGCCAACCTGGCTGCCTTCCTGGTGTTGGATCGGCCTGAGGAGCGCATCACCGGCATCAATGACCCGAGG CTAAGGAACCCATCAGACAAGTTCATCTACGCCACAGTAAAGCAGAGTTCGGTGGATATTTACTTCCGCCGGCAGGTTGAGCTGAGCACCATGTACCGCCACATGGAGAAGCACAACTACGAGAGCGCGGCGGAAGCCATCCAGGCTGTCCGGGACAA TTCCCATGAGAACGGATTCATGGAGGACCTAGATAAAACCTGGGTGAGATACCAGGAGTGTGATTCAAGAAGCAATGCCCCAGCCACACTCACTTTTGAAAATATGGCAG GTGTCTTCATGCTGGTGGCTGGAGGCATTGCGGCAGGAATCTTCCTGATATTCATTGAGATTGCGTATAAGCGCCATAAAGACGCCCGCAGGAAGCAGATGCAGCTAGCCTTCGCGGCCGTCAACGTTTGGAGGAAGAACTTACAG GACAATAAGCAGAGCTCAGGGAGTCAAGCTGTGGGTGCGGCTGGGACTCCATCTTTA
- the grin1a gene encoding glutamate receptor ionotropic, NMDA 1a isoform X1: MRLLLLAAFVVSSCVRGGCEPKIVNIGAVLSQKRYEQVFKDAVTQANQVYGREKFKLTAISVTHKANAIQMALSVCEDLISSQVYAILVSHPPQSNDHLTPTPVSYTAGFYRIPVVGLTTRMSIYSDKSIHLSFLRTVPPYSHQAHVWFDMMREFRWNHIILIVSDDHEGRAAQKRLETLLEERETKNKKRNYENQDQLYDSKRGPKAEKVLQFNQETNLTALLLEAKELEARVIILSASEEDAAAVYKTARFLNMTGSGYVWLVGEREMSGKALSEAPDGLIGLQLINGKNESAHISDAVAVVAQSIQELFEKENITEPPRGCVGNTNIWKTGPLFKRVLMSSKYPDGLTGRVEFNDDGDRKYAHYSILNYQKSRLIQVGIYNGTQVVMNKQRKIIWPGGETERPRGFQMSTRLKIVTIHQEPFVYVKPTTLEGTCREEYTPNGVLIKKVICTGPNETIPGRPTVPQCCYGFCVDLLIKLAMTMNFTYEVHLVADGKFGTQERVNNSNKKEWNGMMGELLGGLADMIVAPLTINNERAQYIEFSKPFKYQGLTILVKKEIPRSTLDSFMQPFQSTLWLLVGLSVHVVAVMLYLLDRFSPFGRFKVNSEEEEEDALTLSSAMWFSWGVLLNSGIGEGAPRSFSARILGMVWAGFAMIIVASYTANLAAFLVLDRPEERITGINDPRLRNPSDKFIYATVKQSSVDIYFRRQVELSTMYRHMEKHNYESAAEAIQAVRDNKLHAFIWDSAVLEFEASQKCDLVTTGELFFRSGFGIGMRKDSPWKQNVSLAILSSHENGFMEDLDKTWVRYQECDSRSNAPATLTFENMAGVFMLVAGGIAAGIFLIFIEIAYKRHKDARRKQMQLAFAAVNVWRKNLQDNKQSSGSQAVGAAGTPSLPSSSVETQDDRKSGRTDSDPKTKPSFRSISTTLASSIKRRRSSKDTQYPPTDITGQLNLSDPSVSTVV, translated from the exons ATGCGTCTTCTTCTGTTGGCCGCGTTTGTTGTCTCCTCGTGCGTGCGAGGCGGCTGTGAGCCCAAGATTGTGAACATCGGAGCCGTCCTGAGCCAAAAGAGATACGAGCAGGTGTTTAAAGATGCCGTTACCCAGGCGAACCAGGTGTACGGGAGGGAAAAATTCAAGTTGACCGCCATCTCTGTCACTCACAAAGCCAACGCGATTCAGATGGCGCTGTCGGTCTGTGAAGATCTTATTTCCAGTCAG GTGTATGCCATCCTGGTAAGCCATCCACCACAGTCTAATGACCATCTCACTCCCACACCGGTCTCATACACCGCAGGATTTTATCGGATTCCTGTAGTAGGGCTCACCACCAGGATGTCCATTTATTCAGACAAG AGCATCCATCTCTCTTTCCTGCGTACAGTACCGCCGTACTCTCACCAGGCCCATGTGTGGTTTGACATGATGCGCGAGTTTCGCTGGAATCACATCATTTTAATCGTCAGTGACGACCATGAAGGCAGAGCCGCGCAGAAGAGATTAGAAACTCTGCTGGAGGAGAGAGAAACCAAG aataaaaaaaggaaCTATGAAAACCAAGATCAACTGTATGACAGCAAAAGAGGACCTAAG GCCGAGAAAGTGCTTCAGTTCAACCAGGAGACTAACTTGACTGCTCTGCTCTTGGAGGCCAAAGAGCTGGAAGCCCGAGTGATCATTTTGTCTGCCAG TGAGGAAGACGCAGCCGCCGTGTACAAAACAGCGCGCTTCCTCAACATGACAGGCTCAGGCTACGTGTGGCTGGTCGGGGAGCGAGAGATGTCCGGTAAAGCTTTGAGCGAGGCTCCTGACG GGCTCATCGGCCTCCAGCTCATCAACGGCAAGAATGAGTCTGCGCACATCAGCGACGCCGTTGCCGTCGTGGCCCAATCCATCCAAGAGCTCTTTGAGAAAGAGAACATCACCGAACCCCCGAGGGGCTGCGTGGGCAACACCAACATCTGGAAGACCGGGCCGCTTTTTAAAAG GGTATTGATGTCGTCAAAGTACCCGGACGGTCTGACGGGTCGTGTTGAGTTTAACGACGATGGCGACAGAAAATACGCTCATTACAGCATCCTAAACTACCAGAAGAGTAGACTGATTCAAGTCGGCATTTACAATGGGACACAG GTTGTAATGAATAAACAAAGGAAGATAATTTGGCCGGGAGGTGAAACTGAGAGACCGAGAGGATTCCAGATGTCTACTCGCTTAAAG atagtgaccattcaTCAGGAACCCTTCGTGTATGTAAAGCCAACTACTTTGGAAGGAACCTGCAGGGAAGAATACACGCCAAATGGTGTCTTAATTAAAAAGGTGATCTGCACTGGACCAAATGAGACCATCCCAG GGCGCCCAACAGTACCCCAGTGTTGCTATGGATTTTGCGTTGACCTCTTGATCAAGTTGGCGATGACCATGAACTTCACCTATGAAGTGCATCTGGTGGCAGATGGAAAATTTGGAACGCAGGAAAGA GTGAATAACAGTAATAAGAAGGAATGGAACGGCATGATGGGAGAGCTCCTGGGTGGCCTTGCAGACATGATTGTTGCTCCATTGACAATTAACAACGAACGAGCCCAATACATCGAATTCTCCAAACCTTTCAAATATCAGGGACTCACTATCCTTGTTAAAAAG GAAATTCCTCGTAGTACACTGGACTCGTTCATGCAGCCATTTCAGAGTACACTGTGGCTATTGGTGGGTCTTTCGGTGCATGTGGTGGCGGTGATGCTCTACCTACTAGACCGGTTCAG CCCGTTTGGAAGGTTTAAAGTAAACagcgaagaagaagaagaagatgcCCTCACCTTATCTTCAGCTATGTGGTTCTCCTGGGGAGTCTTGTTGAACTCTGGAATTGGAGAAG GTGCCCCGCGTAGTTTCTCCGCGAGAATCCTGGGAATGGTGTGGGCTGGATTCGCTATGATCATAGTAGCATCCTACACTGCCAACCTGGCTGCCTTCCTGGTGTTGGATCGGCCTGAGGAGCGCATCACCGGCATCAATGACCCGAGG CTAAGGAACCCATCAGACAAGTTCATCTACGCCACAGTAAAGCAGAGTTCGGTGGATATTTACTTCCGCCGGCAGGTTGAGCTGAGCACCATGTACCGCCACATGGAGAAGCACAACTACGAGAGCGCGGCGGAAGCCATCCAGGCTGTCCGGGACAA CAAGCTGCATGCTTTCATCTGGGACTCTGCGGTGCTGGAGTTTGAAGCCTCGCAGAAGTGCGACCTGGTGACCACGGGAGAGCTGTTTTTCCGTTCGGGCTTTGGCATAGGCATGCGCAAGGACAGCCCCTGGAAACAGAATGTGTCCCTGGCTATTCTCAG TTCCCATGAGAACGGATTCATGGAGGACCTAGATAAAACCTGGGTGAGATACCAGGAGTGTGATTCAAGAAGCAATGCCCCAGCCACACTCACTTTTGAAAATATGGCAG GTGTCTTCATGCTGGTGGCTGGAGGCATTGCGGCAGGAATCTTCCTGATATTCATTGAGATTGCGTATAAGCGCCATAAAGACGCCCGCAGGAAGCAGATGCAGCTAGCCTTCGCGGCCGTCAACGTTTGGAGGAAGAACTTACAG GACAATAAGCAGAGCTCAGGGAGTCAAGCTGTGGGTGCGGCTGGGACTCCATCTTTA
- the grin1a gene encoding glutamate receptor ionotropic, NMDA 1a isoform X3, with protein sequence MRLLLLAAFVVSSCVRGGCEPKIVNIGAVLSQKRYEQVFKDAVTQANQVYGREKFKLTAISVTHKANAIQMALSVCEDLISSQVYAILVSHPPQSNDHLTPTPVSYTAGFYRIPVVGLTTRMSIYSDKSIHLSFLRTVPPYSHQAHVWFDMMREFRWNHIILIVSDDHEGRAAQKRLETLLEERETKAEKVLQFNQETNLTALLLEAKELEARVIILSASEEDAAAVYKTARFLNMTGSGYVWLVGEREMSGKALSEAPDGLIGLQLINGKNESAHISDAVAVVAQSIQELFEKENITEPPRGCVGNTNIWKTGPLFKRVLMSSKYPDGLTGRVEFNDDGDRKYAHYSILNYQKSRLIQVGIYNGTQVVMNKQRKIIWPGGETERPRGFQMSTRLKIVTIHQEPFVYVKPTTLEGTCREEYTPNGVLIKKVICTGPNETIPGRPTVPQCCYGFCVDLLIKLAMTMNFTYEVHLVADGKFGTQERVNNSNKKEWNGMMGELLGGLADMIVAPLTINNERAQYIEFSKPFKYQGLTILVKKEIPRSTLDSFMQPFQSTLWLLVGLSVHVVAVMLYLLDRFSPFGRFKVNSEEEEEDALTLSSAMWFSWGVLLNSGIGEGAPRSFSARILGMVWAGFAMIIVASYTANLAAFLVLDRPEERITGINDPRLRNPSDKFIYATVKQSSVDIYFRRQVELSTMYRHMEKHNYESAAEAIQAVRDNKLHAFIWDSAVLEFEASQKCDLVTTGELFFRSGFGIGMRKDSPWKQNVSLAILSSHENGFMEDLDKTWVRYQECDSRSNAPATLTFENMAGVFMLVAGGIAAGIFLIFIEIAYKRHKDARRKQMQLAFAAVNVWRKNLQDNKQSSGSQAVGAAGTPSLPSSSVETQDDRKSGRTDSDPKTKPSFRSISTTLASSIKRRRSSKDTQYPPTDITGQLNLSDPSVSTVV encoded by the exons ATGCGTCTTCTTCTGTTGGCCGCGTTTGTTGTCTCCTCGTGCGTGCGAGGCGGCTGTGAGCCCAAGATTGTGAACATCGGAGCCGTCCTGAGCCAAAAGAGATACGAGCAGGTGTTTAAAGATGCCGTTACCCAGGCGAACCAGGTGTACGGGAGGGAAAAATTCAAGTTGACCGCCATCTCTGTCACTCACAAAGCCAACGCGATTCAGATGGCGCTGTCGGTCTGTGAAGATCTTATTTCCAGTCAG GTGTATGCCATCCTGGTAAGCCATCCACCACAGTCTAATGACCATCTCACTCCCACACCGGTCTCATACACCGCAGGATTTTATCGGATTCCTGTAGTAGGGCTCACCACCAGGATGTCCATTTATTCAGACAAG AGCATCCATCTCTCTTTCCTGCGTACAGTACCGCCGTACTCTCACCAGGCCCATGTGTGGTTTGACATGATGCGCGAGTTTCGCTGGAATCACATCATTTTAATCGTCAGTGACGACCATGAAGGCAGAGCCGCGCAGAAGAGATTAGAAACTCTGCTGGAGGAGAGAGAAACCAAG GCCGAGAAAGTGCTTCAGTTCAACCAGGAGACTAACTTGACTGCTCTGCTCTTGGAGGCCAAAGAGCTGGAAGCCCGAGTGATCATTTTGTCTGCCAG TGAGGAAGACGCAGCCGCCGTGTACAAAACAGCGCGCTTCCTCAACATGACAGGCTCAGGCTACGTGTGGCTGGTCGGGGAGCGAGAGATGTCCGGTAAAGCTTTGAGCGAGGCTCCTGACG GGCTCATCGGCCTCCAGCTCATCAACGGCAAGAATGAGTCTGCGCACATCAGCGACGCCGTTGCCGTCGTGGCCCAATCCATCCAAGAGCTCTTTGAGAAAGAGAACATCACCGAACCCCCGAGGGGCTGCGTGGGCAACACCAACATCTGGAAGACCGGGCCGCTTTTTAAAAG GGTATTGATGTCGTCAAAGTACCCGGACGGTCTGACGGGTCGTGTTGAGTTTAACGACGATGGCGACAGAAAATACGCTCATTACAGCATCCTAAACTACCAGAAGAGTAGACTGATTCAAGTCGGCATTTACAATGGGACACAG GTTGTAATGAATAAACAAAGGAAGATAATTTGGCCGGGAGGTGAAACTGAGAGACCGAGAGGATTCCAGATGTCTACTCGCTTAAAG atagtgaccattcaTCAGGAACCCTTCGTGTATGTAAAGCCAACTACTTTGGAAGGAACCTGCAGGGAAGAATACACGCCAAATGGTGTCTTAATTAAAAAGGTGATCTGCACTGGACCAAATGAGACCATCCCAG GGCGCCCAACAGTACCCCAGTGTTGCTATGGATTTTGCGTTGACCTCTTGATCAAGTTGGCGATGACCATGAACTTCACCTATGAAGTGCATCTGGTGGCAGATGGAAAATTTGGAACGCAGGAAAGA GTGAATAACAGTAATAAGAAGGAATGGAACGGCATGATGGGAGAGCTCCTGGGTGGCCTTGCAGACATGATTGTTGCTCCATTGACAATTAACAACGAACGAGCCCAATACATCGAATTCTCCAAACCTTTCAAATATCAGGGACTCACTATCCTTGTTAAAAAG GAAATTCCTCGTAGTACACTGGACTCGTTCATGCAGCCATTTCAGAGTACACTGTGGCTATTGGTGGGTCTTTCGGTGCATGTGGTGGCGGTGATGCTCTACCTACTAGACCGGTTCAG CCCGTTTGGAAGGTTTAAAGTAAACagcgaagaagaagaagaagatgcCCTCACCTTATCTTCAGCTATGTGGTTCTCCTGGGGAGTCTTGTTGAACTCTGGAATTGGAGAAG GTGCCCCGCGTAGTTTCTCCGCGAGAATCCTGGGAATGGTGTGGGCTGGATTCGCTATGATCATAGTAGCATCCTACACTGCCAACCTGGCTGCCTTCCTGGTGTTGGATCGGCCTGAGGAGCGCATCACCGGCATCAATGACCCGAGG CTAAGGAACCCATCAGACAAGTTCATCTACGCCACAGTAAAGCAGAGTTCGGTGGATATTTACTTCCGCCGGCAGGTTGAGCTGAGCACCATGTACCGCCACATGGAGAAGCACAACTACGAGAGCGCGGCGGAAGCCATCCAGGCTGTCCGGGACAA CAAGCTGCATGCTTTCATCTGGGACTCTGCGGTGCTGGAGTTTGAAGCCTCGCAGAAGTGCGACCTGGTGACCACGGGAGAGCTGTTTTTCCGTTCGGGCTTTGGCATAGGCATGCGCAAGGACAGCCCCTGGAAACAGAATGTGTCCCTGGCTATTCTCAG TTCCCATGAGAACGGATTCATGGAGGACCTAGATAAAACCTGGGTGAGATACCAGGAGTGTGATTCAAGAAGCAATGCCCCAGCCACACTCACTTTTGAAAATATGGCAG GTGTCTTCATGCTGGTGGCTGGAGGCATTGCGGCAGGAATCTTCCTGATATTCATTGAGATTGCGTATAAGCGCCATAAAGACGCCCGCAGGAAGCAGATGCAGCTAGCCTTCGCGGCCGTCAACGTTTGGAGGAAGAACTTACAG GACAATAAGCAGAGCTCAGGGAGTCAAGCTGTGGGTGCGGCTGGGACTCCATCTTTA
- the grin1a gene encoding glutamate receptor ionotropic, NMDA 1a isoform X2 → MRLLLLAAFVVSSCVRGGCEPKIVNIGAVLSQKRYEQVFKDAVTQANQVYGREKFKLTAISVTHKANAIQMALSVCEDLISSQVYAILVSHPPQSNDHLTPTPVSYTAGFYRIPVVGLTTRMSIYSDKSIHLSFLRTVPPYSHQAHVWFDMMREFRWNHIILIVSDDHEGRAAQKRLETLLEERETKNKKRNYENQDQLYDSKRGPKAEKVLQFNQETNLTALLLEAKELEARVIILSASEEDAAAVYKTARFLNMTGSGYVWLVGEREMSGKALSEAPDGLIGLQLINGKNESAHISDAVAVVAQSIQELFEKENITEPPRGCVGNTNIWKTGPLFKRVLMSSKYPDGLTGRVEFNDDGDRKYAHYSILNYQKSRLIQVGIYNGTQVVMNKQRKIIWPGGETERPRGFQMSTRLKIVTIHQEPFVYVKPTTLEGTCREEYTPNGVLIKKVICTGPNETIPGRPTVPQCCYGFCVDLLIKLAMTMNFTYEVHLVADGKFGTQERVNNSNKKEWNGMMGELLGGLADMIVAPLTINNERAQYIEFSKPFKYQGLTILVKKEIPRSTLDSFMQPFQSTLWLLVGLSVHVVAVMLYLLDRFSPFGRFKVNSEEEEEDALTLSSAMWFSWGVLLNSGIGEGAPRSFSARILGMVWAGFAMIIVASYTANLAAFLVLDRPEERITGINDPRLRNPSDKFIYATVKQSSVDIYFRRQVELSTMYRHMEKHNYESAAEAIQAVRDNKLHAFIWDSAVLEFEASQKCDLVTTGELFFRSGFGIGMRKDSPWKQNVSLAILSSHENGFMEDLDKTWVRYQECDSRSNAPATLTFENMAGVFMLVAGGIAAGIFLIFIEIAYKRHKDARRKQMQLAFAAVNVWRKNLQPSSSVETQDDRKSGRTDSDPKTKPSFRSISTTLASSIKRRRSSKDTQYPPTDITGQLNLSDPSVSTVV, encoded by the exons ATGCGTCTTCTTCTGTTGGCCGCGTTTGTTGTCTCCTCGTGCGTGCGAGGCGGCTGTGAGCCCAAGATTGTGAACATCGGAGCCGTCCTGAGCCAAAAGAGATACGAGCAGGTGTTTAAAGATGCCGTTACCCAGGCGAACCAGGTGTACGGGAGGGAAAAATTCAAGTTGACCGCCATCTCTGTCACTCACAAAGCCAACGCGATTCAGATGGCGCTGTCGGTCTGTGAAGATCTTATTTCCAGTCAG GTGTATGCCATCCTGGTAAGCCATCCACCACAGTCTAATGACCATCTCACTCCCACACCGGTCTCATACACCGCAGGATTTTATCGGATTCCTGTAGTAGGGCTCACCACCAGGATGTCCATTTATTCAGACAAG AGCATCCATCTCTCTTTCCTGCGTACAGTACCGCCGTACTCTCACCAGGCCCATGTGTGGTTTGACATGATGCGCGAGTTTCGCTGGAATCACATCATTTTAATCGTCAGTGACGACCATGAAGGCAGAGCCGCGCAGAAGAGATTAGAAACTCTGCTGGAGGAGAGAGAAACCAAG aataaaaaaaggaaCTATGAAAACCAAGATCAACTGTATGACAGCAAAAGAGGACCTAAG GCCGAGAAAGTGCTTCAGTTCAACCAGGAGACTAACTTGACTGCTCTGCTCTTGGAGGCCAAAGAGCTGGAAGCCCGAGTGATCATTTTGTCTGCCAG TGAGGAAGACGCAGCCGCCGTGTACAAAACAGCGCGCTTCCTCAACATGACAGGCTCAGGCTACGTGTGGCTGGTCGGGGAGCGAGAGATGTCCGGTAAAGCTTTGAGCGAGGCTCCTGACG GGCTCATCGGCCTCCAGCTCATCAACGGCAAGAATGAGTCTGCGCACATCAGCGACGCCGTTGCCGTCGTGGCCCAATCCATCCAAGAGCTCTTTGAGAAAGAGAACATCACCGAACCCCCGAGGGGCTGCGTGGGCAACACCAACATCTGGAAGACCGGGCCGCTTTTTAAAAG GGTATTGATGTCGTCAAAGTACCCGGACGGTCTGACGGGTCGTGTTGAGTTTAACGACGATGGCGACAGAAAATACGCTCATTACAGCATCCTAAACTACCAGAAGAGTAGACTGATTCAAGTCGGCATTTACAATGGGACACAG GTTGTAATGAATAAACAAAGGAAGATAATTTGGCCGGGAGGTGAAACTGAGAGACCGAGAGGATTCCAGATGTCTACTCGCTTAAAG atagtgaccattcaTCAGGAACCCTTCGTGTATGTAAAGCCAACTACTTTGGAAGGAACCTGCAGGGAAGAATACACGCCAAATGGTGTCTTAATTAAAAAGGTGATCTGCACTGGACCAAATGAGACCATCCCAG GGCGCCCAACAGTACCCCAGTGTTGCTATGGATTTTGCGTTGACCTCTTGATCAAGTTGGCGATGACCATGAACTTCACCTATGAAGTGCATCTGGTGGCAGATGGAAAATTTGGAACGCAGGAAAGA GTGAATAACAGTAATAAGAAGGAATGGAACGGCATGATGGGAGAGCTCCTGGGTGGCCTTGCAGACATGATTGTTGCTCCATTGACAATTAACAACGAACGAGCCCAATACATCGAATTCTCCAAACCTTTCAAATATCAGGGACTCACTATCCTTGTTAAAAAG GAAATTCCTCGTAGTACACTGGACTCGTTCATGCAGCCATTTCAGAGTACACTGTGGCTATTGGTGGGTCTTTCGGTGCATGTGGTGGCGGTGATGCTCTACCTACTAGACCGGTTCAG CCCGTTTGGAAGGTTTAAAGTAAACagcgaagaagaagaagaagatgcCCTCACCTTATCTTCAGCTATGTGGTTCTCCTGGGGAGTCTTGTTGAACTCTGGAATTGGAGAAG GTGCCCCGCGTAGTTTCTCCGCGAGAATCCTGGGAATGGTGTGGGCTGGATTCGCTATGATCATAGTAGCATCCTACACTGCCAACCTGGCTGCCTTCCTGGTGTTGGATCGGCCTGAGGAGCGCATCACCGGCATCAATGACCCGAGG CTAAGGAACCCATCAGACAAGTTCATCTACGCCACAGTAAAGCAGAGTTCGGTGGATATTTACTTCCGCCGGCAGGTTGAGCTGAGCACCATGTACCGCCACATGGAGAAGCACAACTACGAGAGCGCGGCGGAAGCCATCCAGGCTGTCCGGGACAA CAAGCTGCATGCTTTCATCTGGGACTCTGCGGTGCTGGAGTTTGAAGCCTCGCAGAAGTGCGACCTGGTGACCACGGGAGAGCTGTTTTTCCGTTCGGGCTTTGGCATAGGCATGCGCAAGGACAGCCCCTGGAAACAGAATGTGTCCCTGGCTATTCTCAG TTCCCATGAGAACGGATTCATGGAGGACCTAGATAAAACCTGGGTGAGATACCAGGAGTGTGATTCAAGAAGCAATGCCCCAGCCACACTCACTTTTGAAAATATGGCAG GTGTCTTCATGCTGGTGGCTGGAGGCATTGCGGCAGGAATCTTCCTGATATTCATTGAGATTGCGTATAAGCGCCATAAAGACGCCCGCAGGAAGCAGATGCAGCTAGCCTTCGCGGCCGTCAACGTTTGGAGGAAGAACTTACAG